A portion of the Phacochoerus africanus isolate WHEZ1 chromosome 5, ROS_Pafr_v1, whole genome shotgun sequence genome contains these proteins:
- the TMEM219 gene encoding insulin-like growth factor-binding protein 3 receptor isoform X1 — protein MGKCLLTGRLLTRSSFLSSSRLSLEAQTPLLPMGSCQAGHNLHLCLAHHPPLVCATLILLLLGLSGLGLGGFLLTHRTGLRSPDIPQDWVSFLRLFGQLTLCPVNGTVTGKSHESHVVGLLTTLNFGDDPDGNKTQTFQAQVPRSQMGLKGSSGSDLVLITARVTTERTCLYFSAAPGILPSSKPPMSCSEEGVGNTTLSLMAEGCVSVWSHEGLVLTKLLTSEELALCGSRLLVLGSFLLLFCGPLCCLTALCFPPRRESHWSRTRL, from the exons ATGGGTAAGTGCCTTCTTACCGGCAGGCTCTTGACTAGGTCTTCCTTCCTGTCCTCAAGCAGGCTCTCCCTGGAGGCCCAGACCCCTCTGCTCCCCATGGGCAGCTGCCAGGCAGGGCACAACCTGCATCTCTGCCTGGCCCACCACCCACCTCTGGTCTGTGCCACTTTGATCCTGCTGCTTCTTGGCCTTTCTGGCCTGGGCCTTGGTGGCTTCCTCCTCACCCACAGGACTGGCCTGCGCAGCCCTGACATCCCCCAG GACTGGGTCTCCTTTTTGAGATTGTTTGGCCAGTTGACCTTGTGCCCTGTGAATGGGACAGTTACAGGGAAGTCGCATGAGTCTCACGTCGTGGGCTTACTGACCACCTTGAACTTCGGAGATGATCCAGATGGGAACAAGACTCAGACATTCCAAGCCCAGGTCCCCAGGAGTCAGATGGGATTGAAAG GATCTTCTGGAAGCGATCTGGTCCTCATTACAGCCAGGGTGACCACAGAAAGGACCTGCCTATATTTCAGTGCTGCTCCAGGAATCCTGCCTTCCAGCAAGCCACCCATGTCCTGCTCTGAGGAGGGAGTAGGAAATACCACCCTGAGCCTTATGGCTGAGGGGTGTGTCAGTGTCTGGAGCCACGAAGGTCTTGTGCTCACCAAGTTGCTCACCTCG GAGGAGCTGGCTCTGTGTGGCTCCAGGCTGCTGGTTTTGGGCTCGTTCCTGCTTCTCTTCTGTGGCCCTCTCTGCTGTCTCACTGCTCTGTGCTTCCCCCCGCGCCGGGAGTCCCACTGGTCTAGAACCCGGCTCTGA
- the TMEM219 gene encoding insulin-like growth factor-binding protein 3 receptor isoform X2, with protein MGSCQAGHNLHLCLAHHPPLVCATLILLLLGLSGLGLGGFLLTHRTGLRSPDIPQDWVSFLRLFGQLTLCPVNGTVTGKSHESHVVGLLTTLNFGDDPDGNKTQTFQAQVPRSQMGLKGSSGSDLVLITARVTTERTCLYFSAAPGILPSSKPPMSCSEEGVGNTTLSLMAEGCVSVWSHEGLVLTKLLTSEELALCGSRLLVLGSFLLLFCGPLCCLTALCFPPRRESHWSRTRL; from the exons ATGGGCAGCTGCCAGGCAGGGCACAACCTGCATCTCTGCCTGGCCCACCACCCACCTCTGGTCTGTGCCACTTTGATCCTGCTGCTTCTTGGCCTTTCTGGCCTGGGCCTTGGTGGCTTCCTCCTCACCCACAGGACTGGCCTGCGCAGCCCTGACATCCCCCAG GACTGGGTCTCCTTTTTGAGATTGTTTGGCCAGTTGACCTTGTGCCCTGTGAATGGGACAGTTACAGGGAAGTCGCATGAGTCTCACGTCGTGGGCTTACTGACCACCTTGAACTTCGGAGATGATCCAGATGGGAACAAGACTCAGACATTCCAAGCCCAGGTCCCCAGGAGTCAGATGGGATTGAAAG GATCTTCTGGAAGCGATCTGGTCCTCATTACAGCCAGGGTGACCACAGAAAGGACCTGCCTATATTTCAGTGCTGCTCCAGGAATCCTGCCTTCCAGCAAGCCACCCATGTCCTGCTCTGAGGAGGGAGTAGGAAATACCACCCTGAGCCTTATGGCTGAGGGGTGTGTCAGTGTCTGGAGCCACGAAGGTCTTGTGCTCACCAAGTTGCTCACCTCG GAGGAGCTGGCTCTGTGTGGCTCCAGGCTGCTGGTTTTGGGCTCGTTCCTGCTTCTCTTCTGTGGCCCTCTCTGCTGTCTCACTGCTCTGTGCTTCCCCCCGCGCCGGGAGTCCCACTGGTCTAGAACCCGGCTCTGA